A genomic window from Pyricularia oryzae 70-15 chromosome 7, whole genome shotgun sequence includes:
- a CDS encoding SH3 domain signaling protein, translating into MQSVSRSWGKLVGKGPGDNAKVSLMLNDFEDADKVLVKLIDSAKSWREAWISLVTSQLGIATEYEGLYDPIVGATDGHGKEMTPTPESQLQRTLRLCEVYRELKDELMEEIGQIEPRVIKPATDARDCIQPIRKTIKKRENKRLDYEKQQDKVNKLARKSGKTPKEENQLAKAQEDMNNMAEEFHIADGHLRETLPHIVNAAFSMVPPLLGCHVLIQNKLLGLYYTFLNGYCEEVGFPSPPPPMEQVVADWTADFKPVQAEMEQIGCVSRGKAIHMSMRLPAEQPEQPGARRVVAPPQPDALRRTSTGLIPGNDPKGRLQRMSSAPAPAPPSQPTPRPGLGGAHLRATDFTTATALGEPSSAPLVVRPRTQGPLDYFGHDRPQHSPASTPGGHGHPQPHRQPSSSSISAASIAAKKKPPPPPPPKPRIPAAKPPDEFVVAMFAFPGQGKGDLSFQAGDRIRIIKKTQTADDWWEGEVGGRKGSFPANYCQPA; encoded by the exons GCCAGGCGATAATGCCAAAGTCTCGTTGATGCTGAACGACTTTGAGGATGCCGACAAAGTCCTTGTTAAG CTCATCGACAGCGCAAAATCTTGGAGAGAGGCCTGGATCTCCCTCGTAACATCACAGCTCGGGATAGCTACTGAATATGAAGGCCTGTACGACCCGATTGTTGGCGCGACCGATGGCCACGGGAAGGAGATGACACCGACGCCTGAGTCTCAACTGCAGCGCACCTTGAGGCTGTGCGAGGTTTACCGCGAGCTCAAGGACGAGCTGATGGAGGAGATTGGCCAGATAGAACCTCGCGTCATAAAGCCGGCCACCGATGCCAGGGACTGCATACAGCCTATTCGAAAGACCATCAAAAAGCGAGAGAACAAGCGCCTTGACTACGAGAAGCAGCAGGACAAGGTGAACAAGCTGGCGAGAAAGTCAGGCAAGAcgccaaaagaagaaaatcaGTTGGCCAAGGCGCAAGAAGACATGAACAACATGGCAGAG GAATTCCATATTGCGGACGGACACTTGCGGGAGACGCTGCCGCACATAGTCAACGCCGCGTTTAGCATGGTTCCGCCCCTGCTCGGGTGTCACGTTCTTATACAAAACAAGCTTCTCGGGCTTTACTACACCTTCTTGAACGGTTACTGTGAGGAGGTTGGCTTCCCTTCGCCTCCGCCACCCATGGAGCAGGTCGTCGCCGACTGGACCGCCGATTTCAAGCCAGTTCAAGCCGAGATGGAACAGATCGGTTGCGTCTCGCGTGGCAAGGCCATCCACATGTCGATGCGCCTACCCGCAGAACAGCCCGAGCAGCCTGGAGCCCGCCGCGTGGTCGCCCCGCCCCAGCCGGACGCTCTACGCCGCACCTCGACCGGCCTCATACCCGGCAACGATCCCAAGGGCCGGCTCCAGCGCATGTCTTCGGCgcccgcgcccgcgccgccatCCCAGCCTACCCCTCGCCCGGGTCTCGGCGGCGCCCACCTCCGCGCTACAGACTTTACGACTGCAACGGCACTCGGTGAGCCGTCTTCAGCACCACTTGTCGTTCGTCCAAGAACGCAGGGCCCGCTTGATTATTTCGGCCACGACCGGCCCCAGCACTCGCCCGCCAGCACGCCCGGCGGTCACGGCCACCCGCAACCCCATCGCCAACCATCATCATCCAGCATCAGCGCCGCTTCCATcgcggccaagaagaagcccCCACCACCTCCGCCGCCGAAACCGCGCATCCCGGCCGCAAAACCGCCGGACGAGTTTGTGGTCGCCATGTTTGCGTTCCCGGGACAGGGCAAGGGCGATTTGTCATTCCAGGCAGGCGACAGGATCAGAATCATCAAGAAGACCCAGACGGCTGATGATTGGTGGGAGGGCGAAGTTGGTGGCCGAAAGGGTAGCTTCCCTGCTAATTATTGCCAGCCTGCTTGA